A single Balaenoptera ricei isolate mBalRic1 chromosome 13, mBalRic1.hap2, whole genome shotgun sequence DNA region contains:
- the ZFP36L2 gene encoding mRNA decay activator protein ZFP36L2, whose amino-acid sequence MSTTLLSAFYDIDFLCKTEKSLANLNLNNMLDKKAVGTPVAAAPSSGFTPGFLRRHSASNLHALAHPAPSPGSCSPKFPGAANGSTCGSAAAGGPASYGTLKEPSGGGGTALLNKENKFRDRSFSENGERSQHLLHLQQQQKGGGGSQINSTRYKTELCRPFEESGTCKYGEKCQFAHGFHELRSLTRHPKYKTELCRTFHTIGFCPYGPRCHFIHNADERRPAPSGGASGDLRTFSARDALHLGFPREPRPKLHHSLSFSGFPSGHHQPPGGLESPLLLDSPTSRTPPPPSCSSASSCSSSASSCSSASAASTPSGAPTCCASAAAAAAAALLYGTGGAEDLLAPGAPCATCSSASCANNAFAFGPELSSLITPLAIQTHNFAAVAAAAYYRSQQQQGLVPPAQPPAPPSAPLPASAAAPPSPPFSFQLPRRLSESPVFDAPPSPPDSLSDRDSYLSGSLSSGSLSGSESPSLDPGRRLPIFSRLSISDD is encoded by the exons ATGTCGACCACACTTCTGTCCGCCTTCTACGATATCGACTTCTTGTGCAAG ACGGAGAAGTCCCTGGCCAACCTCAATTTGAACAACATGCTGGACAAGAAGGCGGTGGGGACACCCGTGGCCGCCGCCCCCAGCTCGGGCTTCACGCCGGGCTTCCTCCGACGGCACTCAGCCAGCAACCTGCACGCGCTCGCTCACCCCGCGCCTAGCCCCGGCAGCTGCTCGCCCAAGTTCCCGGGCGCAGCTAACGGCAGCACCTGCGGCAGCGCGGCGGCGGGCGGGCCGGCCTCCTACGGCACCCTCAAGGAGCCGTCGGGGGGCGGCGGCACGGCCCTGCTGAACAAGGAGAACAAATTCCGGGACCGCTCGTTCAGCGAGAACGGTGAGCGCAGCCAGCACCTCCTGcacctgcagcagcagcagaagggGGGCGGCGGCTCCCAGATCAACTCAACGCGCTACAAAACTGAGCTGTGCCGGCCCTTCGAGGAGAGCGGCACGTGCAAGTACGGCGAGAAGTGCCAGTTCGCGCATGGCTTCCACGAGCTGCGCAGCCTGACGCGGCACCCCAAGTACAAGACGGAGCTGTGCCGCACCTTCCACACCATCGGCTTCTGCCCCTATGGGCCTCGCTGCCACTTCATCCACAACGCCGATGAGCGGCGGCCCGCGCCGTCGGGGGGCGCCTCCGGGGACCTGCGCACCTTCAGCGCCCGCGACGCGCTGCACCTGGGCTTCCCGCGGGAGCCGCGGCCCAAGCTGCACCACAGCCTCAGCTTCTCGGGCTTCCCGTCAGGCCACCACCAGCCCCCGGGGGGCCTGGAGTCGCCCCTGCTGCTCGACAGCCCCACGTCGCGCACGCCGCCGCCACCCTCCTGCTCCTCGGCTTCGTCTTGCTCCTCGTCCGCTTCGTCCTGCTCCTCGGCCTCGGCTGCCTCCACACCCTCGGGCGCCCCGACGTGCTGTGCCTCTGCGGCGGCAGCGGCCGCGGCCGCACTGCTGTACGGCACCGGGGGCGCCGAGGACCTGCTCGCGCCGGGCGCGCCCTGCGCCACCTGCTCGTCGGCCTCGTGCGCCAACAACGCCTTCGCCTTCGGTCCGGAGCTGAGCAGCCTCATCACACCTCTCGCCATCCAGACCCACAACTTCGCCGCCGTGGCCGCCGCCGCCTACTATCGCAGCCAGCAGCAGCAGGGCCTGGTGCCCCCCGCGCAGCCCCCGGCGCCGCCCAGCGCGCCCCTCCCTGCCAGCGCCGCCGCGCCGCCCTCGCCGCCCTTCAGCTTCCAGCTGCCACGCCGCCTGTCCGAGTCGCCCGTGTTCGACGCGCCCCCTAGTCCCCCGGACTCACTGTCTGACCGCGACAGCTACTTGAGCGGCTCCCTGAGCTCGGGCAGCCTCAGCGGCTCTGAGTCCCCCAGCCTCGACCCCGGCCGCCGCCTGCCCATCTTCAGCCGCCTCTCCATCTCCGACGACTGA